The following coding sequences are from one Candidatus Nitrohelix vancouverensis window:
- a CDS encoding YnfA family protein: MTSLAIYFSAAMAEIGGCFAFWAWLRLGKTAYWLIPGIALLALFAFLLTQLQSEFAGRTYAAYGGVYILASLLWLWAVEGQTPDRWDTLGAVVSVAGAVIIFYGPRTTV; this comes from the coding sequence AATGGCTGAGATTGGCGGATGCTTCGCATTCTGGGCCTGGTTGCGTTTGGGAAAAACCGCGTACTGGCTGATTCCCGGCATCGCCTTGCTCGCCTTGTTTGCGTTTCTACTCACTCAACTTCAATCGGAATTTGCAGGCAGAACCTACGCCGCTTACGGAGGGGTTTACATCCTTGCGTCTTTACTATGGCTATGGGCTGTGGAGGGACAGACACCTGATCGCTGGGATACGCTGGGGGCTGTGGTATCTGTCGCCGGAGCGGTCATCATTTTCTACGGACCGAGAACGACGGTTTAA